The genome window GGGGATTCCTAAGATATGCCCATGTCATGGCATACTCTGCGGCGGCAGCACGGTCATATTCTGTTACTTTCAAAGAAGCCACCTCCGTGGTATCATATGCACGAAGATGATAAAATGTAAAAACAGACCTGCCGCATTGGCGACAAGTCTGTTTAACGGAAAATGTTTTATCTGTTGACATATACGGTTATGGCTGCATTTACCATAACTATCGTTTCGCCAACTCCGAACTGGGGAGCGTTGGTGCCCCTTACCGTAAGTCCGCCTTCTACGATCTCAAGGTCAACGTATTTATAGGGAGGAAGCTGCGCCAGTACCTTGTCGCGATCCACCTTGTCCGCAAACGGGGAACAGATCTTTACTTCCACCTTTACATTCTCCAAAAAGTTTTCTATCTCAAGGGTTTCGCCCAATCCTGTGAGACAGCAATGCGATACGGCGTCCTTAACGGCTTTCTGAGCCGCTTTGGTTACATCGATGCCGTGTACGTCTACGCCGGTACCGAATTCAATGATAAATCTTTTCCAAGCCATAAAAAATACCTCCGTAAATTTTAGTAATTTCAATAAATATTTGCCTCTATATATTCTGATACTAACATATTCATAAGGATTTATCAACATCTTTGATAAAAATAAGCCTTTTAAAACAGCATTTTTAGATATTTTTTCCTGTAACGAAATGTTTTATATTGAAAAAAGGCGTACATATATTTATAATATTATATATAATTTTTTAAAAGAACGGAGATGGACATACTGTGACAAATAAAAAATACGAGAATTACCTTCTTGAAGTAAAGGAAAATGTAGCGATATTTACTATCAACAGGGAAAAGGTACTGAACGCGGTGAGCGAATCTTGCTTCAGAGAGCTTTATGAATTCTTATGCGAAGCCGAGGAGGACCCCGAAATAAAAGTAATAATATTCACAGGCGCGGGGCGCAAGTCGTTTATCTCCGGAGCCGATATTTCCGGCTTTTCATCCGCAGGCACGCCGACGGCGCTTAAAACGAGATGGGCCGACCGCGCGGCAAATAAGCTGGAAACGTGCGCAAAGCCCGTTATCGCCGCAGTAAACGGATACGCTTTCGGCGGAGGATTTGAACTGTCTCTTGCATGCGATATACGCATAGCGTCGGAAAATGCGCGCTTCGGTCTGCCCGAGCCCAAGCTCGGTCTTATACCCGGACTTGGCGGCACTCAGAGACTTGCAAAGATAATAGGCGTAGGAAGAACAAAAGAGGTAGTTTTGGCAGGGCGCGAATATACGGGAAAAGAAGCGGCAGAGATAGGACTCGTAATGAAGTGCGTACCCTTGGACGATCTTATGGATGAGGCTATGGCTGTGGCAAGAAAGCTTATGACGCGCGCGCCGCTTGCGCTTGCAGTTGCGAAGAAGCTGATACTTCATTCGATGTCGGCAAATCTTGACGCAGGCCTGTATCTTGAGGCAATGGGATTTTCGCTTCTTATGACTACGGAGGACACGAAGGAGGGCACTGCAGCCTTCAGGGAAAAGAGAAAGCCGCAGTTTAACGGGAAATGATAAAGTAATTTTTATCATTTCGGATACAGCTTTAAAAGAGATGCGCGGTTAAGACCGCAAATCTCTTTTAATTTGCATTAAATTATATAAAATGTACACAGAAGCATGAAATTATTCAAGATTATTTATTAAATTTATGCAATATCACTATTGCAATATTGAAAAGTATCCGCTATAATAAGATTGTAGTTAAAATAACAAACTAAATTTTCAGACAAATATTATTAAAATACTATTGAGGAGGATCATTATGCAGACGAAAGAAGTTGTAATAGTAAGCGCATGCCGTACGGCAATAGGTAAATTCTGCGGCGAGTTTTCCGACATTCCGGCAAGAGATCTTGCAATAGCAGTAGGTAAAGAGGCAATAAACCGCGCAGGAATAAAGCCGGAAGATGTAGACGAGATCGTAATGGGTCAGGTATATACCTCTATGCAGGGCTCGCTTCCCGCACGTCAGGTTTCACAGCGCATAGGCATGACCCCCAAAAGCAACGCATTGAGCGTAAACCAGAACTGCGCTTCGGGTATGCGCGCTCTGGAAATTGCCTGCAATGATATACAACTCGGCAAGACCGATATAGGTCTAGTAGTAGGCGTTGAAAACATGACCCGCACTCCGTTCCTTCTTCCGAAGGCGCGTTTGGGCTACCGCATGGGCGGCATTCCTACGGGCGGCGGCGCAGAGCTTTATGACGCAATGCTTCACGACGGTCTTTACGATGAGCTTTCCGGCGGCCATATGGGCGTTACGGCAGAGAATGTTGCAAAGATGTACAACATTACCCGCGAAGAGTGCGACGAGCTTGCAGTACTGAGCCATTCGCGCGCATGCAAAGCTACCGAAGAGGGTAAATTTGACGAAGAGATGATACCGATCATAAAGACGTCCAGAAAAGGCGATAAGATATTAAAGGACGACGAGCATATGATAAAGGGCTGCACCATGGAGTCCATCTCGAAGTTAAAGCCCGTTTTCATAAAGGACGGCGTTACAACTGCGGCAAACGCATCCGGTATAAACGACGCAGCAGCGGCAGTTATCGTTATGTCGCTCGATAAGGCTAAGGAGCTCGGCATAACTCCCATGGCAAAGATGATCTACATCGCAGCAGAGGGCGTTCCGGCAGACGTTATGGGCCTCGGTCCCGCAGTTGCTATCCCGAAGTGCCTCGAAAAGGCAGGTCTTAAGTTTGACGATGTTGATTACTGGGAGATCAACGAAGCTTTCGCAGCACAGTTCATAGGCGTTGAAAGAAAGCTCGAAGCTGACTATGGCTACAAGCTCGATCGTGCGAAGGTAAACGCAAACGGCTCCGGTATCTCTTTAGGTCACCCGGTAGGCTGCTCCGCTCTTCGTATAATCGTTACCATGCTTTACGAGATGAAGAGACAGGATTATAAGATCGGCTGCGCATCCCTCTGCGTAGGCGGCGGTCCGGCTCTCGCATCGCTGTGGACCCGCGAGATCTGATCTAACCACTCCAAATGCATTTATTTCTCTCATAAATATTGTGTTTTTTAGATCGAGACGTCTTTCCGCGCCGTATTTGACGCGGAAAGATGTCTTTTTTAATAAGAATTATTTTCAAAAATATGTTTGATATGTTTGTTAATATTGCAAAATAAAAAAGTTTGACTTATAATAAAATCATAAAGCATAAATAATTTGGGAGGTATATTAAATGAGTAAAGCATTGGGCAACGTTGTTGTTGTTGCATACGGGCGTTCCCCTGTCGGAAGGGCGTATAAGGGATCGTTAAAAAATCTTCATCCGGTAGATTTAGGCGCTCAGGTCTTAAAGGGCGTTTTGGCAAAAGTGCCTAAGCTCGATCCTAAAGATATTGACGATATCATCGTAGGATGCGCTCGTCCGCAGGATTTCCAGGGCAATAATATCGCGCGTCTTGTTACGCTGCGCGCAGGCTTACCCGTATCCGTTTCGGCGCAGACTATAAACCGCTTCTGTTCGTCGGGTCTTCAGGCGATAGCTACTGCAGCGAACGCGATCGCCGCAGGTCAGGCCGACGTTGTCGTTGCAGGCGGCGTTGAGATGATGTCGTATATGCCTTCCATGAAGGCGGGCTCCACAAGCAAGACCGTTTTTAACGAGTGGCTTGCGGAGAATATCCCCGGCGTATATATGCCGATGGGCATAACTGCAGAGAATGTTGCTGCACAGTACAACGTATCGCGCGAAGCTATGGACGAGCTTGCCGTAGCAAGCCACAAAAAGGCAGCGGCAGCACAGGAATCTGGAAAATTTGATGAGCAGATAATCCCGATAGAAGCAATAGACGATGAGGGCAAACCGATAACCGTTACGAAGGATGAAGGCATACGCCCCAATTCCACCGTTGAAAAGCTCGCGGCGCTAACTTCGCCGTTCAAAGCAGACGGTAAAGTAACGGCAGGCACCTCTTCGCAGACGTCCGACGGCGCAGGCTTCGTTGTGCTTATGTCAAAAGAGAAGGCAGACGAACTTGGGCTTTCGCCCATAGCTAAGTTTTTGGGCTTTGCAACGGGCGGCGTTGAGCCTCATGTTATGGGTCTTGGTCCTATAGCAGCCGTACCGAAGGTATTCAAGATCACAGGTCTTTCCATGAAGGACATTGACGTT of Clostridia bacterium contains these proteins:
- a CDS encoding thiolase family protein; its protein translation is MQTKEVVIVSACRTAIGKFCGEFSDIPARDLAIAVGKEAINRAGIKPEDVDEIVMGQVYTSMQGSLPARQVSQRIGMTPKSNALSVNQNCASGMRALEIACNDIQLGKTDIGLVVGVENMTRTPFLLPKARLGYRMGGIPTGGGAELYDAMLHDGLYDELSGGHMGVTAENVAKMYNITREECDELAVLSHSRACKATEEGKFDEEMIPIIKTSRKGDKILKDDEHMIKGCTMESISKLKPVFIKDGVTTAANASGINDAAAAVIVMSLDKAKELGITPMAKMIYIAAEGVPADVMGLGPAVAIPKCLEKAGLKFDDVDYWEINEAFAAQFIGVERKLEADYGYKLDRAKVNANGSGISLGHPVGCSALRIIVTMLYEMKRQDYKIGCASLCVGGGPALASLWTREI
- a CDS encoding enoyl-CoA hydratase/isomerase family protein — translated: MTNKKYENYLLEVKENVAIFTINREKVLNAVSESCFRELYEFLCEAEEDPEIKVIIFTGAGRKSFISGADISGFSSAGTPTALKTRWADRAANKLETCAKPVIAAVNGYAFGGGFELSLACDIRIASENARFGLPEPKLGLIPGLGGTQRLAKIIGVGRTKEVVLAGREYTGKEAAEIGLVMKCVPLDDLMDEAMAVARKLMTRAPLALAVAKKLILHSMSANLDAGLYLEAMGFSLLMTTEDTKEGTAAFREKRKPQFNGK
- a CDS encoding thiolase family protein, with translation MSKALGNVVVVAYGRSPVGRAYKGSLKNLHPVDLGAQVLKGVLAKVPKLDPKDIDDIIVGCARPQDFQGNNIARLVTLRAGLPVSVSAQTINRFCSSGLQAIATAANAIAAGQADVVVAGGVEMMSYMPSMKAGSTSKTVFNEWLAENIPGVYMPMGITAENVAAQYNVSREAMDELAVASHKKAAAAQESGKFDEQIIPIEAIDDEGKPITVTKDEGIRPNSTVEKLAALTSPFKADGKVTAGTSSQTSDGAGFVVLMSKEKADELGLSPIAKFLGFATGGVEPHVMGLGPIAAVPKVFKITGLSMKDIDVIELNEAFAAQAIPVMDELSMPREKVNPNGGAMAMGHPLGATGAILTCKALSELKRTNGKYALVTMCIGGGMGAAGIYEMC
- a CDS encoding Lin0512 family protein encodes the protein MAWKRFIIEFGTGVDVHGIDVTKAAQKAVKDAVSHCCLTGLGETLEIENFLENVKVEVKICSPFADKVDRDKVLAQLPPYKYVDLEIVEGGLTVRGTNAPQFGVGETIVMVNAAITVYVNR